The Phragmites australis chromosome 15, lpPhrAust1.1, whole genome shotgun sequence genome window below encodes:
- the LOC133892318 gene encoding probable serine/threonine-protein kinase At1g54610, producing MGCVHGRPSTSSPAAAATSRRRDYQPAAAAVSQPQQEGVASSAAPAEAAAPEQQAAEKPEKAVVKRERRSRSSRSAAAAAHAEVRLGGSFANKARGEQVAAGWPAWLSAVAGEAINGWAPRRADSFEKIDKIGQGTYSNVYKARDLVSGKIVALKKVRFDNLEPESVRFMAREILILRRLDHPNVVKLDGLVTSRMSCSLYLVFDYMVHDLAGLAASPDIKFTLPQVKCYVHQLLSGLEHCHNQGVLHRDIKGSNLLLDNNGVLKIADFGLASFFDPNHKQPMTSRVVTLWYRPPELLLGATDYGVGVDLWSAGCILAELLAGKPIMPGRTEVEQLHKIFKLCGSPTEEYWKKSKLPHATIFKPQQPYKRRIADTFKDFPQSALRLIETLLAIDPVDRLTATSALKSDFFTTEPYACDPSSLPQYPPSKEMDAKRRDEEARRLRAAGGRANGDGTRKTRTRDRPRAVPAPEANAELQANIDKRRLITHANAKSKSEKFPPPHQDGALGFPLGCSNHMEPAFEPPDPSSFSTVFPYEKDGIPAWSGPLVDSAAGNQKRKHKSGRSSKQPATARAR from the exons ATGGGCTGCGTGCACGGTCGCCCGTCCACCTCCAGCCCCGCGGCGGCCGCCACCTCCCGCCGCCGGGACTACCAACCTGCTGCTGCGGCTGTTTCACAGCCGCAGCAGGAGGGGGTCGCTTCTTCTGCTGCgccggccgaggcggcggcgccggagcaGCAGGCGGCCGAGAAGCCCGAGAAGGCGGTGGTGAAAAGGGAGCGACGGTCGCGGTCGTCGCggtcggcggccgcggcggcgcacGCGGAGGTCCGCCTGGGCGGGAGCTTCGCGAACAAGGCGCGCGGGGAGCAGGTCGCGGCCGGCTGGCCCGCCTGGCTCTCTGCCGTCGCCGGCGAGGCCATCAACGGCTGGGCTCCGCGCCGCGCCGACTCCTTCGAGAAGATCGACAAG atCGGCCAAGGTACGTACAGCAATGTGTACAAGGCGCGGGACTTGGTGAGCGGCAAAATCGTGGCTCTGAAGAAGGTGCGGTTCGACAACCTGGAGCCCGAAAGCGTGCGGTTCATGGCCCGCGAGATCCtcatcctccgccgcctcgaCCACCCCAATGTCGTCAAGCTCGACGGGCTCGTCACCTCCCGCatgtcctgcagcctctacctTGTCTTCGATTACATGGTCCACGACCTTGCCGGCCTTGCTGCCAGCCCCGACATCAAGTTCACTCTGCCACAG GTCAAGTGCTATGTGCATCAGTTATTGTCAGGGCTGGAGCACTGCCACAACCAGGGAGTGCTGCATCGCGACATCAAGGGGTCAAATCTGCTTTTGGATAACAATGGTGTGCTGAAGATTGCGGATTTCGGTCTCGCGTCGTTCTTCGACCCCAACCATAAACAGCCAATGACGAGTCGGGTGGTGACGCTGTGGTACCGGCCACCGGAGTTGCTGTTGGGTGCGACAGATTATGGAGTTGGTGTCGACTTGTGGAGTGCTGGATGCATCCTTGCTGAGCTGCTGGCTGGAAAACCAATTATGCCAGGACGAACTGAG GTGGAACAGCTGCATAAAATTTTTAAGCTATGTGGCTCCCCGACGGAAGAATATTGGAAAAAATCAAAGTTGCCTCATGCAACCATATTTAAGCCTCAACAGCCATACAAAAGGCGAATAGCGGATACATTCAAAGATTTCCCTCAATCAGCACTTCGACTGATTGAAACACTCCTTGCAATTGATCCAGTTGATCGTTTAACAGCAACTTCTGCATTAAAAAGTGAT TTCTTTACAACAGAGCCTTATGCTTGTGATCCCTCTAGTCTGCCCCAATACCCGCCGAGCAAAGAGATGGATGCGAAACGAAGAGATGAAGAAGCTAGACG CTTGAGAGCTGCTGGTGGTAGAGCTAATGGCGATGGAACAAGGAAGACAAGGACACGTGATCGGCCCAGGGCTGTTCCAGCGCCGGAGGCAAATGCTGAACTTCAAGCAAACATTGAT AAAAGACGGCTAATAACACATGCAAATGCGAAGAGCAAGAGTGAAAAGTTCCCTCCACCACATCAGGATGGCGCGCTTGGATTTCCCTTGGGTTGTTCGAATCACATGGAACCTGCATTTGAGCCCCCAGATCCTTCTTCCTTCAGCACTGTATTTCCTTATGAGAAAGACGGCATACCTGCTTGGTCAGGACCATTGGTTGACTCTGCTGCAGGCAACCAGAAGCGGAAACACAAGTCTGGCCGCTCTTCAAAACAACCAGCAACTGCCCGTGCTAGATGA